The window CCCCGATGCGATGAAGTTGACGCTCGATTACGGCCAGAAGCTGCTGGAGCTGGGCCTGGAGAAGAGCCTCCAGGAGCTGGTGAAGATCCGAGCATCGCAGCTCAACGGCTGCGCGTTCTGCATCCACATGCACAGCCGGGACGCCCGCGCGCATGGGGAGACCGAGGAGCGCATCTACCTGCTGGACGGTTGGCGCGAGTCGCCCCTGTACACCGAGCGCGAACGGGCGGCCCTGGCCTGGACGGAGGCCCTGACGCACGTCTCCCAGACGCACGCGTCCGATGAGGACTACGCTGCCCTCGCGCCGCACTTCTCGGAGCAGGAAATCGTGCATCTCACACTGCTCATCGGGATGATCAACACCTGGAACCGCATCTCCGTGGGGTTCCGCTCCATTCACCCCGTCACCACTCCCCGCACCGAGGCCGCCTGACGTGAATCCCGCTGACGCCTTCGACCCGCTGCGCCCCCGCTTGCTCCGCATCGCCTACCGGATGCTGGGCATCGTCGCGGAGGCAGAGGACGTGGTGCAGGAGGCGTACTTGCGCTGGCACCAGACCGACCGCGCCGCCGTGCGCGACGCCGAAGCCGTGCTTGTCCGCACGGTGACACGGTTGTGTCTGGACGTCCTGAAGTCCGCCCGCGTACGCCGCGAGGAATACGTGGGCACCTGGCTTCCGGAGCCCATCGTCGATGCGGTGGAGGGTGATGACTTGACCCTGCCCCTGATGATGGCCCTGGAGCGGCTGTCCCCTCTGGAGCGAGCCGCCTTCCTCCTGCACGACGTGTTCGGCATGGACTTCGAGGAGGTGGCGAAGGCCATGGGTCGGGCCCCTGCCGCGTGCCGCCAGCTCGCCAGCCGCGCACGGGCCCACGTGCGCGAGGCTCGGCCGCGATTTCCCGTGTCGGAAGCACAAGGCAGTGAGCTGGCCTCGGCCTTCTACGCCGCGTCCCGGAGCGGGGACATGGGCGCGCTCCAGGCGCTCCTGGCCCAGGACGTCGTCGTGTACTCTGATGGTGGCGGCAAGGTGAAGGCGGCCCTCAACCCCATCTACGGTCAGGAGAAGACGGTGCGCTTCTTCGAGGGCTTGCTGCGCATCACGGGCGTGAACGCCTCGCAGCTTGTGCACGAGGGATTCATCGACGGACTGCCCGCCTTCGTCACCCTGGAGAAGGACGGCACGCTCCAGACGACGGCCCTGGACATCGAAGATGGCCGAGTCGCCACAATCTACGTCACTCGCAACCCCGACAAGCTCCAGGGTATCCGCGGGCTCGTGGGGGACAAGCTGCCGTCCTGACATAGGCCACGGGTTCAGGCGTTCGTTCAAGGCGCGACGAAGCACGCCTGGATGCGCCCGGCGTCTGTCCATTCGCTCGCTTCGGCAGGAATACCGCGTTGCGACCACCGGCCCCCGCCGTGGACCCTGCCGCCGGACTGATGTTGCAAGGGGCGAATCATGCGTGGACCGTCAAAGCAAACTCGTGGCTGGAGCGCTTTGCTCCTCGGGGGACTACTCTCTCTGGCGTGTGGCGGTGAAGCGGAGGTGCTCGAAGGCAACTCCCCTTCGAGAGAGGACGTCGAGGCCGGGCTTCATGGTCCGGGGAGCCAGGGGCCCTACCCGAACTGGGCGACACCGACCTTCGCGACGGATGCCCAGGTGGCCGAGGACGGAAACCAGTTCTTCGTGGCCTGGTCCGACGGCCGCCCCGGCCGCTTCTACGCCGCGCGCGTCTCGAAGAATGGCCGGCTGCTGGACCCGGATGCCATCCCCCTCAACCCCGGGCTTCGACCCGACGCCTACTACCATGCGACCGCGTTCGATGGCCGGCAGTTCCTCGTCGTCTGGACCGGAGACACCTCCATCTTCCTGACGCGTGTCAACCGGAACGGGACATTGGACGGCCCGCCGGTCACGCTCTTTACCCCCACCGACCACCAGCCCGCGGGCTCCCCGGGCATCGCCTGCCACGAGCGCAAGTGCCTGGTGGCGTGGATTGGCTTCGGCGGAACCGCCACTGGCGCGGTCCGCGGCATCACCCTGAACACGGCGAAGCCGGGCTTCGACGTCCAGGAGGTCTTCATCTCCAACCAACTGTCCGCCATCAACTCCTATGGCGTCGCGGTGGCCTGGTCCCATGACCGGTACCTGGCGACATGGACGGACTCTCGCTTCGGCGGCCAGGACATCTTCGCCGCGAGAATCCGGCGCACGGGCGCGGTGCTCGACCCGGACGGCTTCGTCATCTCCGCTGCGCCGGGCAATCAGAACTTCTCGGCGGTGACGGCGACGAAGCAGGGCTTCTTCGTCGCCTGGAGCGACGCACGCAATGGCACCCCCGACATCTACGGCGCCCGAGTGAAGGACGGGACGGCGAACGTCCTGGACCCCAGCGGCATCCCCATCGCCACCTCGAGCACGAACGACATCACGCCCAAGGTCGCCTCCGAGGGCCACCAGGTGCTCGTCACCTGGAGCGCGCTGACGGCCGACACCGGCCGCGTCCGTGGCGCCCGCGTGAAGCTGAACGGGGACGTCCGTGACCGCCACGGCTTTGCCATCTCCCGGGGCGCGGCGGCTCGCCAGCTCGTGTCCGGCAACGTGGCCTATGCCAACGACAAGTACTTCGTCGTCTATGGGCGTGCCCCCGTGCTCGATGAACCGCCCTACCAGGTCATCGTGGGGACCCGCCTGAAGCAGGATGATGTCTTGGACATCCCAGCCATCCGCATTTCGCACGCGCCTTCGGTCGAACAGCTCGCGCCGTGACGCGCGCCCTGGGTCAGGCGTTGTAGGCCCGCACCACCGGGACCTCGCGCCAGAGACGCCCGTGCTGTCCTCGTAAGTCGTGACGTTGCGCGCGGAGGCACGGGCGTTCCTCGACACCGTGGCGCGGTCGCCCATGCTGCCTCGCACGTGCGTGCTGGACGCGGCCTGGGTGGAGGACCGGGGCTGGGTGCTCCTGGAAGCCAACGCCGCGTGGGGCGCTGGGCTCAACGGCTGCGACGCGGCCGAAGCCGCCCGCTGTATCGCTGAAGCCACGCGCGCCTGAGCCGCCTCACTTTCAGGGGCGACTTCGGGGGCGACGCGAGGCCTACGAGCCCGTCCGCGGGTCGCGTTGAACGCGGGGGCCTCAGCGGCTGAACATGGCCTTGACACTCAGGTCGTTCTGCCGGCGGACCTCGGCGACCTTCGTCGCGTCGGCAGCGGCCAGGGCCTTTGGGAGCTTCTCGGCGTCGAGGTCGGTGCAGTACACCGCCGTGCCCGGTTGCTGCCGCCAGGACTCCGACAAGGGGCCCGCGTCGATGGCATCGAAGCCCAGTGCATCAACGAGCTGAAGAATCTGCTGTCGCGCCCGCGGGTCATCGCCCGAAACCGGAAGCGCGATGCGCCCCGGTGCCCCACGGGGAAGACCCTTCGTGTCCAGGCTGCCAGCCTGGATGTTGTTGAAGGCTTTCACGACCGGACGCTTCAGTTGCGCTGAGACCCACTCGCTGTCGGTCTGCCCCGCATCGATGGCGCCGATGTGGCCGTCGCGGAACTCCGGGTAGTAGTTGCCCGTGTCGACCACCACGACGTCCGCGGGCACGTCGTCGAACAGGCCGGGCGGCAAATCCGTGATGGCCTTCTGGGGAATGGTCACGATGACGATGGGGCCCGCGTGCGCCGCGTCGCGAACGGTGACGGGCTTTGCACCCACGCTCGCCGCGATGGTCGTGACGCCCTCGACGCCGCGTGAGTTTGCTAGTGAAATCTCATGCCCCAGGGCATTGAGGTGCCGCGCCAGGGTCGCGCCAATGCTCCCTGCGCCGATGATTCCGATGTTCATGGGACGAGCAACCTAATGAGGCGTTCCGCGGCTCGCTCGTCATTCCATCGCGCGCCCCTGCACCTGTGTGAGCAGTGCGCCCGTGGCCAGGTCGACGCGCCCGAGCGCCCCCGGCATGGCCCGGTGCATCAATCACACATGCGCCATGAACAATTACAGCAACACATCAAGAGGTTGTCTCTGTCGCGCGGGCTGGCAAGGCTGTGCCCCATGACACACAAGCGGCTGAAGAGGATTGGCATGGTGGGCGGGGGCGCCATGGGGTGCGGTATCGCGCTCGAGCTCGCCATCGCCGGCAGGCAGGTGGTGCTCTACAACACGCGCGCCGACAGCAGCGAGCGGGCACGCGCGAAGCTGGAGCGAGACGCATCGCTGCTGGTGGAGACGGGCCTGCTCGCCCCGGAGCAGGCTCCCGCCGCGATCGGACGCATCCGCCGCACCACAGTGCTCGCCGAGGCCGCCGTGGAGCAGGACCTGGTCATCGAGTCCATCCCCGAGGACCTCGCCCTCAAGCAGCAGCTCTTCCGCGAGCTGGACCAGCTCGCGGCCCCCGACACACTGCTCGCCACCAACACCACCGCGCTGAGCGTGACGGCCATCGCTCGGGACTGCACGCGGCCGGAGCGCGTCCTCTCTGCCCACTACTATCTGCCCGCGCACCTCATCCCGCTGGTGGACATCATTCCCGGCGAGAAGACGTCCCCCGACGCGGTGGAGACGGTGCGGCGGTTCATTGAGGAGCTTGGCAAGTCGCCGGTGGTGTTCTCCAGGGACGTGCCGGGCTCGGTGGGTCCGCGCCTGCAGCAGGCCCTCATCGGCGAGGCCATCCGGCTGGTGCACGAGGGCGTGGCCACGCCGGAGATGGTGGACCGCGTGCTCACCCAGGGCGTCGGACGGCGCCTGGGCGCTTCGGGTGTCTTCGACCGGCTGGACCTGGTGGGGTTGGACTTCATGACGGCCCTCCTCCGCGGCACCGGCCGCCCCGTGCCGCCCGTGCTCGCGCAGAAGGTGGAGCGGGGCGAGCTGGGCCAGAAGACGGGCCAGGGCTTCTACTCCTGGACGCCCGAGTCCACCGCTGCCTACGAGGAGCGCATGGCCCGCCACCTCGCCACCCAGCTTCGTGAGGATCGGGCAGCGGGCCGCCTCCGCACTCCCATGGCGGAGCTGGCGGAATGAGGACGGAGACCGTCCTGCTGGATTCGGCGGTGCTGTCAGACTTCCTGGTGGACGCCATCCGCGAGTACACCACGTGCACCCCGGAGCTCCCGCCCCGGAGCTGGGCCGTGCTGCTGGGGCGCGTCGCCAGCGACGCCATGCGCGTGGAGCGTGTTCGCTTCGCCACCAACGTCCGCGAGACGGATGAGCGCGTACTCCAGGAGTTCGACACCACCATCATCCCCCGCTTCGGCGCCTGCTACGCCAACGGGCGTCGTGGCTTCTGGTGCGAGCCACGAGAGTTGCTGCGCATCACCACAGAGGCTGAGGCCCAGGGACTGGAAGTGCTCGGCTCCATCCACCTGCACCCGGACTGGCACCGCATCGGCCCACCCCACGAGCGCGGCCTGCGCGTCAGCCAGGAACCCACGCCCATGGACCGACACCTCTTCCAGGGCAGCGGCTGGCCGCTCAACATGATTCTCTACCTGGAGAGACGCGAGGGCAGACTCTATCACTCGGTCGGAGCGTGGGCTCCGCCCGATGGCCAGGAGGTCGGCGCGGGCTGTCGCGCGCTGGCCATCCGCATGGAGACTCCGGAGCGGTGAACCATAACCGTCCGGCCAGTGATGTGGCGTAAGGGGTTGCAAGCGGACGAGGGGCGTGGTCGGCGAGGAGCGAGTTGTACAGAGACAGGGCTGGAGACGTGAGCCCGGCGGGTCGGCGGTGCGCCGCCGGATACAAAAAGCCCAGCAACCCGGTGGGATTGCTGGGCTTCACAGTGGAGGCGGCGGGAATCGAACCCGCTCCGGACGGTGCGAAAATCCCAGCAGAATCGCGCCCTTACCTCGTAACCGCCCGGAACGACTCAGCTTCGATGTCCCGCCGTGTCCCCTGGTGTCCCACCCAGTTCCGGTCCGTTCCGCAGTGTCGTGCGACATACGTGCAACATGGAAACGGCCCAAATGCCGCCCCCGCCAGTCGGTCAGGACGTCGTCACGTCATCCGGATTGCGCGTTCCCCGCCCACGGCGCTGGGGCGATACCGTGCCCCGTGCTGCCTCTTCGGCCTGAGCCGCCCGCGCTCGCACTTCCGCTGCGGCATCGGCCTTCGTGAAAGTGCCACCAAACCAGGCCGCCAGGTCGGCAGCCAACTCCCCCGCTGACTGGTAGCGCTCACGAGGGGCAACCCGAAGTAGCCGATTCAGCGTCACGCGCAGCCCCTGGGGAAGCCCCTCAGTCATCGCGTCTACGTCCGCAGCCGTCAGTGTCGCCGCGCGCCAAATCGCGTCGGCCACCAACGGCGGCGCCCCTGCGAGCGTGGCCCGCTTGATTGCCCGAGCGACCCGACGACGCTTCTTCGTGGGCAACGAGCCCATGACTTTCCCCCGCTGACTGGTAGCGCTCACGAGGGGCAACCCGAAGTAGCCGATTCAGCGTCACGCGCAGCCCCTGGGGAAGCCCCTCAGTCATCGCGTCTACGTCCGCAGCCGTCAGTGTCGCCGCGCGCCAAATCGCGTCGGCCACCAACGGCGGCGCCCCTGCGAGCGTGGCCCGCTTGATTGCCCGAGCGACCCGACGACGCTTCTTCGTGGGCAACGAGCCCATGACTTCGGGCGTGATGTCGTCCGGGCAAAAGAGCAGGTTCTTCCCCGTTGCCAGTTCGAGCAGCACGACGCCCAGCATGAAGAGGTCGGAGCGCGCATCGACGCTCCCCCCTAGAAGCATCTCCGGTGACGAGTAGAAGTGGTCCCCGTAAGGGCCCCGCGCCGAAGAGGCCACTCGGCCCGGCAAGTCAGACAGCGCGAGGCCGAAGTCGGCGAGCTGAACCGTCCCGTCCCAGTTGACGAAGACGTGCTCAACGTCGACGGCCCGATGAACGATGTTGAGTGGCCGTCCCTGCTCGTCCTTCGCGGCGTGCGCGTGCTCAAGGGCCGCTGCGACCTGAGCGCCGACGTAGAGAACGAAGAGCGGCGGGAACCATCGCTGACTCTCACCAACGAGCGTCAGCAGCTCATTCAGGGAGTGACCATCCGGGTGCTCCGTACTGACGTACCAATAGCCCTCGACCTTGTGCAGCCCATGCACCTTGAGGATGGACGGGTGATTGAGGAAGGTAGCAAGGCGAACCTGCTCATCGAGCTTCGCCCGAGCACGCATGACCCGAGCCCCTTCCGTTTCCGATGGAGCCGGAACCGCCTTGAGCAGCACCTTCCCGCGCGGTGCCCCGGACGCGGTTCGCAGCCGAGCTACGAACAGGGCCATCCCGTGGTGAGTCGGCCCTAAGTCCTCGCGGTACTCGTAGCCGACCCCGCCCGCCGAGAAGAGGATCGCCCCCCGTGGGATCTTGAACTCGATTGCCTTCGACATGCCGTTGCCCCTCGTGTGCGAACTCGCAACCAACGCGACGAGGAAAACGCTACCTGCGGCATCCGGTTGAGGGAACGCCCTCACGGGTCATGGGGTCAAAACGGCGTATTCGGCCCGAATTTGACCTCCTACCTATTACGTCCCCCCTGCGGTCAGGGCCAGCGGTCCACGACGTAGCCGCCCCCTGAGTTAAACGCCTTCACCCGGCCGTCACTGTACCCTTCAGAGGGGGCCTCGACGACGAAGCACACGGGGCGCTCATCCTGCCCCGGCAGCTTCACTCGGTCGTAGCGGATGACCAGCGCGGGTCCCTCCGAGCGGCCCATTCGGTCAGATAGGTAATACGCCTTGCCGTAGAAATGCGTCCCAGGCGGAGCAAACGCATTCTGGACCGAAAGAACCCCCTTCGGAACCACCCCCACCACATCTGCCCCAGCAGTGAACCAAACAACGTCTTCAGGGCCATGACGGGCATTGAGGGT is drawn from Myxococcus xanthus and contains these coding sequences:
- a CDS encoding sigma-70 family RNA polymerase sigma factor, whose amino-acid sequence is MNPADAFDPLRPRLLRIAYRMLGIVAEAEDVVQEAYLRWHQTDRAAVRDAEAVLVRTVTRLCLDVLKSARVRREEYVGTWLPEPIVDAVEGDDLTLPLMMALERLSPLERAAFLLHDVFGMDFEEVAKAMGRAPAACRQLASRARAHVREARPRFPVSEAQGSELASAFYAASRSGDMGALQALLAQDVVVYSDGGGKVKAALNPIYGQEKTVRFFEGLLRITGVNASQLVHEGFIDGLPAFVTLEKDGTLQTTALDIEDGRVATIYVTRNPDKLQGIRGLVGDKLPS
- a CDS encoding protein kinase domain-containing protein, with the protein product MSKAIEFKIPRGAILFSAGGVGYEYREDLGPTHHGMALFVARLRTASGAPRGKVLLKAVPAPSETEGARVMRARAKLDEQVRLATFLNHPSILKVHGLHKVEGYWYVSTEHPDGHSLNELLTLVGESQRWFPPLFVLYVGAQVAAALEHAHAAKDEQGRPLNIVHRAVDVEHVFVNWDGTVQLADFGLALSDLPGRVASSARGPYGDHFYSSPEMLLGGSVDARSDLFMLGVVLLELATGKNLLFCPDDITPEVMGSLPTKKRRRVARAIKRATLAGAPPLVADAIWRAATLTAADVDAMTEGLPQGLRVTLNRLLRVAPRERYQSAGESHGLVAHEEASSGRSGNQAGHARRGAAVGGRRDLARGDTDGCGRRRDD
- a CDS encoding 3-hydroxyacyl-CoA dehydrogenase family protein, producing MTHKRLKRIGMVGGGAMGCGIALELAIAGRQVVLYNTRADSSERARAKLERDASLLVETGLLAPEQAPAAIGRIRRTTVLAEAAVEQDLVIESIPEDLALKQQLFRELDQLAAPDTLLATNTTALSVTAIARDCTRPERVLSAHYYLPAHLIPLVDIIPGEKTSPDAVETVRRFIEELGKSPVVFSRDVPGSVGPRLQQALIGEAIRLVHEGVATPEMVDRVLTQGVGRRLGASGVFDRLDLVGLDFMTALLRGTGRPVPPVLAQKVERGELGQKTGQGFYSWTPESTAAYEERMARHLATQLREDRAAGRLRTPMAELAE
- a CDS encoding NADPH-dependent F420 reductase, which translates into the protein MNIGIIGAGSIGATLARHLNALGHEISLANSRGVEGVTTIAASVGAKPVTVRDAAHAGPIVIVTIPQKAITDLPPGLFDDVPADVVVVDTGNYYPEFRDGHIGAIDAGQTDSEWVSAQLKRPVVKAFNNIQAGSLDTKGLPRGAPGRIALPVSGDDPRARQQILQLVDALGFDAIDAGPLSESWRQQPGTAVYCTDLDAEKLPKALAAADATKVAEVRRQNDLSVKAMFSR
- a CDS encoding ATP-grasp domain-containing protein, yielding MTLRAEARAFLDTVARSPMLPRTCVLDAAWVEDRGWVLLEANAAWGAGLNGCDAAEAARCIAEATRA
- a CDS encoding carboxymuconolactone decarboxylase family protein, translating into MKPRMNAFAVAPDAMKLTLDYGQKLLELGLEKSLQELVKIRASQLNGCAFCIHMHSRDARAHGETEERIYLLDGWRESPLYTERERAALAWTEALTHVSQTHASDEDYAALAPHFSEQEIVHLTLLIGMINTWNRISVGFRSIHPVTTPRTEAA